The sequence TATGAAATCTCACTTGCGTGAATGCAATAGTTTGTCATGGATCCCATGTATTCTTAAAGCATGTTATACTAATACCCTGAAACAATGTCAGTGAAAATCAATATAGTTTAagggatttaaaaaaataaagtgttGTCATACTTATTTCAGTGTAGTACTGTACCTGCCTATCAGGCTCTTGCTCTCAGTGTATCAATATCTTAAAATGTATTGTTCACATATAGATACCTTAATTCATGTTAATGTTAGCACTATTATTTTTGAAGTAAATATTTAATTGACAATATCCAGCAACCCTATTAAATAAAAAGAGAACCTCCCATTAAGGCCTAGGTAATGAGGTATTTTTTAATGACAACTGAGAATAGAGTCTTGTAGTCTTTCTGTTAAGAGTTACTGAATAATCTCACAGCTTGTGTGGTGCAAAAATGTGTTCCAATAAGCAGCTAAAATTTATTTAGGATTTGTGATTGATTGCTCCGTAGATGCCATTTATTGTTTACCAATGATTTATTGCTGTGGTGGGATAGTGGTTTACTGTTCTTACTCTCCCTGGCCACTAGGGGGCCTTGCCTGAACACCAGACTACCCACCCGCCAACAGAGCCAGGGGCATGTGTTCTGTGTTAGGCAGATATTTTGCTTTGGTACTTGCACATTTACAGTTACCTCATTTTTTCCATGTTtgtattggggggtggggggagaaaACAactaatatatattatatataggaAATGGTTCTTATTAATGTTATAATTTTTCATTCCATTGGAATCATATTGTTTGTAGCATTTAACATAACTAGTTAGTGTATTATATATACATCTGTATACTGTTTGAAATTTTTaagatttgtactttttttaaatgaaagttgCTAGTTATGCTTTACCAAGTAGTgcaatcatatttttttttaattgttgtggCTGATTTGAGAGGGTTGTTCACTAATAAATGTACGATGTATACCAATATCACACTTGCTTTATTTGACTGGAGCTCTGACAATACAGCACTGGATAATGTCAACACTAATCTCATTTCTTTCCAAATGTTTTATCATGTTAAGGCTTTCATTCTTGTATTTTTGATCTGAAACCTGTCTCAGTTCCAGTAATTCTTTTTCAGTGTTCTTGTAAAACTGTAGCAGACAGAAAAGCTGCTTGTCTGATGCATCCCTGTAACCACAAGCGAAAGTTGTATATTCTCAATAAacccacatgtttaaaatgtttttaatttatagTTGGAAAATTACATCTTTACATGAGCCCATTTAGATGTTACAGGCAAACAGGCATCTATGAGTAACCACAGGCACACTATGGGCAGACTCGTACTAGAACTAGATAATGCCACAAGTAAAAGCTGTGGCAtctgttaaatttttttttttttttacttgatgagCTTGAGGCAGTCTGCTTTACATAGTAACCAACCTGCATTTGGTCATTTTATGACACAGATGagtcaaaaaacataaaaatgaatggTAAATTTGGGTCTCTTAAATATCTAACTTATGTACAGGTAATGGCTCATTTAAAACAGGGTTCCCATATTTCCTTGATGTCCAAATCCACCAACCTGCTCCCTGAAGTAGTACATTTGCTCTCCTCACCACATGGATTAACAATCACAGCAGTACTAAACCTGACATGTACAACTGCTCTGTGCTCATCAGTCACTGTGGAGGGAGCATGTGTAAACTTAAGGCAAAAAGGCGTTGAATTCGGACACGTGGATCAAACATCAAGCCTGACTTACAAAGTAAACAAAAGCCAAGGCAGTCACACCATCACAGAAATCCATACGCATCTATACTGTGGTATCGGTAGGCATACATACAACTTGACTTCCTCAGCTGCCAGACAAACTCAGTTGGGATATGGTTCTGGTTTTGCAGAAAGCTATGCTACTGTTTCAGTACATTTCATAATTAATCTGTTGCTGCAACATGTTACTGGTAAGGAAGGATGAGAATAAACTGGTAACTAGTACAGACATTAAAAAAACTTCTCAGTCCTGGTGGATACAAAGATGAGTTTCAAGGATGGACTTCAAGAAATATTTATTTGATAAAATTCAAGACTTTCCAGGCTATTGGGAACCCTGTAAACACAACCAAACAAGGACTGGATGCAGGGTGGTTTAAATTTTTCCAGGTTAGGATTTTATCGCAATGATCCCTTGTGCATAATggccatttaataaaaaaaaaaaagaaaaaaaaaagaaaaagggtgaGTGGGCATTGGAGGAAATTGTGTTTCCACACAGGAGGTATGTCATCTTAATCGTCCGTAAGGTCCTGAACAAAAAGGACCTCGGAGCGGCTGAGTCCTGCCTCTTTCAGCGTAGGTGGGTTGGGCTGCTCTTCAGTTGGAAGGCAGGGCAAGACTCGGCGCGGGAAGTTTGTAACTATCTGAAACTTCTCTGGAGTTTCTTTCAAGGAGAAAAGGAAGTCGTGTATTACCtgtgaaagaggaataaaaacaggcacGTGAGCACACGgtttaaaaaaatgcaatacaTGATTATCTCAATCTCTTCAAGTCACACaatctgtcagtggaactaaAAGTAACAATAACTACAGAACTTGATTCATATCCATATCAGCAAGATCTTACTGTTAAAAATACTGAAAAGCACCATTAACATTATCTCAGCAGGGCGTGTGGGTAGGGTCTGTCTTTGCAAGTGTGATCCTCACCGTCAGAGACTGCCCAAACAAGAATCGTCTCTCTACTCGCGTATCATTGGGCAGCTTAAACACTATTTTGACACTTTCTGGATCATCTGCAGGTGGCTCTGGAGGAAGACATTCTGACTtcctctctttctcctcttcaaGTGTCTGgagtaattaaaaaacaaaaaagaacataaaagatGAATAACCATGTAAAGACACAACTGGCCTAattagaaattcagtggctttaaCCAAGCGTAACCTGGCATGTACGGTGAATTCATTCAGAAATAAAACTCACTTGTCGTCTCCGCTCCTCGGCGAGGGCACTCTGTCGGACTTTCTCCTCCTCTTGCCTCTTCTGCTCCTGCTCCTCTCTTTTCTTCCGGTCCTTCTCCTGATCGGCACGGAGCGAGGCCAGATAGGCCTCATCTTGCTGCTGTCGTAGCACTTGGGTCTGGTTCCTCTCCTCCCTTTAAGACAGCGTGGGATAAAAACAGTGATGTTCAAAGTCTGTTTATATACACAGCTGTATCCTCATCATGAATCTGCAGGTACTATCTTTTTCTCTACCATGTTACATTTTTATCTCCAGTATCTCTATTTCAGTTGAATTTGTGTTAACAGATTATGCAAAATAGAAAACCTGCCTAAATAGCTAACGACGAATTCTGAATAAATAGTTGCAGTCTTATGCCATATTAGCGCTTTCCTTTTCTCATTCGGAACATAAGCCTTtgacaacaaaataaaatgtaaaacactCTAGGCTGCTTGACATAATTAGGAATTCCTGCTACCTTTCAAGACGTTCTGACATCAGATATGTTTGGTTGGCATCCATGATGAAGGTGAGCTGATTGATGAAGTCCTCTGGCTGAATGAGGCCCTCGAGCCTGCCCACCACCGTCATCTTCCGGTCCTTCAGCATTATCATGGCCAGGAATGGGTAAGTGTTCTCCCGTAACGCTTGGgacactgaaacacaaacacaggccCATGGTATCAAATTCAGATGGAAGAATTATGTTAATTATTATGTTACTTATTATAATTAACAAACACATTCTCAGTATTGTAACATCCTAAACATCTTTACCACCTTTATCAattatttcttgttttgttttaaaacaaGATACAAtatctttgtattttgtgttgacTTCTAGGAAGAATCATTCTATAATCTCATAATCCTGTGTTTCTACTTTACATATATGTGTGGAATACAATAATCCTATGAGCCAGCTGCAgcgaaaataaaacaaactgacgGCAAGTGCATCAAATTTTGTCTGTAAAATACATGATCaccaccagcacacacacaatctATGCTGCATGGCAGTGTAGTCTCAGTATATGTGACAAATATTTTTTGTAAGTGGATTagttatttttaacaaatactttAAGCACAGAAACCTATGTTAGAAACAGTTGAATAGCATCCTTAAATGAAAAGTCTGCATACCTCTATAGCCCTCAGGCTTGCTGGTCGAGCATGCCCAGAAGAGCATTCGTGTGTTAAGGAAGGTTATGACCTCTTCTGTACATAACGTGGAGCTAGacagtaataaaataatgaaaaacaaacatttcagaaaTTATGACACTAAATATCCTGTGCAGATAGTGAATATGTGTAGTCAAACCTAACTACTTTttgaacaacaaacacaaaaaactacataatttttcattcattcaaaaaaaaaaaaaaaaaagaattgcatAACCCCAAAGAGCAACAACGGGTAACATTACGTAATAAAGTCATAGAACTGCATGTATTAACATGACAACATACCGGCAAAATTCGTCAGTGTCTTGGTGATCATCCCCATGAAGGTACACTAATAAGTAGCGGAGCTCCCGCTTGGCATCATTTAGTGCCTACATAAATCAAAGGTAGAAATTGAAAACATGCTCCAGTTTCCCTTTTCTAACTGGTACAGAGAGAAATACAAATCAGGCAACTAATGTGGAACTTCTCACTCAATGTCTGTAAACTCACCTGGCTGTAGGTTCCCTGGTAAAACACAGGGTGTGACCGACCATACTTTTcttcaaaactatgaatgaaggACACAACATCTCCAACAGGGTCTGTCACACGACCACGAGGATCTGGCCTAATAAATCGCAAAGCAAACCTTGGGGAAAGAGAGGGGAAATTAAACACTAAAAAAACTTAAACTGATATATTATCCAATGTCCACCCGCTACAACCAAAACTGAAAGAACGGAAATCACCTGAATATGTCCAGAAGTGTGTAATACGTAAATCTGAATGGTAGCATAATCAAATAGTAACTCCATCCTAGTAATCCCTGAAAAAGAGAACCAATGGAGCAAATTATCATTTTAAATACCACAAGGTAAAACACAGAAGACTTATTGCAAAGTCTTTCTGTGAATCCATTAGCAACATAAAGAAATGAGTGTGGCGATGTGTCAAGCATAAACAAAGCTTTAAGAGTGACATCTGCTCAGTATCCTTGACATCAACAGCTTTGCAGAGGTATCAAACCTACCCTTGGTTGTGGCCTTGAGACGATGTAACTATATACTCTATGGTCTGCTGTATTGACCTGTAATGGTCTGGATGGTGGAGGGTTAAACACACTGGGCACTCCTTCCTGTTCATTAAGTCTGTCTTGTACTGCAGCCTGAAAAGCAAACGCCACACTCAGATACTTTAGTAAACCCAAAGCAAAAGTTGGACGAATCAGAGTAAGACCAAAATACGCAAACACCTTAAAAGTCAATAGTAAACATTTTTCGCACTGTGAGTTTACCTCTATGTTCCAATTATGTTGCTCTAATGTTCGACGACATTGGTCCATTGACTCCAAACCAGTTAGGTCCTGTCAGAAATGTATAGAAAACAAGTCTCAGGCCTCCACTCCGAAGAAAAGGGAGAAAAACATGTTTCGATTTCATGCAGGTAATTCGGGTTTCACTTTGTTTACAGGCTACAAGATTCTTTCAAGTTCTTCAAgaacaaatggaaatggaacACGAATCTAGCCTGGCTCTATTCTCATGATTAGCCGGTTAACACCCTTGCATTTAGTTTTTAAATCATTTAACCACAAAATAAAGGTAACAGGGAGAAAGACTAAGGCATTAACTCCTAGCAAGACGACGCTAAGGGGTAGCTAGCTTTAAAAAATATCTGGCGATTAAAATGGTTGCATTACTGATAGTAAaatatgacagagaaaacaggGCGGATACTTAAGAGGGAAAACGATTCAATCGCTCTCATTTTCTCAACATCAATATAAACAGTTGTGTCACGGGAAACTTCAGTGACAGCTCGCCCATGTCTGCTGAGCTAATGTTAACTCAGCAAGTAGGGAGCGTCACAGGTAACAGACGTTAGCCAAGTTAACGGAAAGTCGATAATCACATTTGAAATTGCAGAATCAGTGTCGCGAATTGTTGAGTTGATTTAGATTCATGTCTCTATATTAAATGTAATCGATGTTAATCTATTCAAATCCGCATTTGGCCCTGAAACTCTGTTAACTTGTTAGCTAGCTTAGCTAGTTGTATCTAGCTGTGCTAACGTTAGCAGTGCGTTGACTCAAGTTGACTGGTATCATTTGGGGGCTGGGGTAACGCTACCGAAGTTGACAGTGCAAAAAGCGTTAAAACACGCAATTTCATCCCGTCACAGAGATTCAATATCAACGATGATATATAAACATGCGATGTTACACATAGACTCGTTTTAATGGTTAATCTGGGCTGTTTACCTGAAACTGAAGGAGTTTTTCAGTCTGCGCCTGAGATAATTCTGGCTCCTCTGGCGCCGCCATCTTACCTCGCCAATCATCTAGCAAGGCGTAACAACGTCAACTGTCTTTTCCTGATGCGGACTGAGACTCACAGCCTCCACAGACTGCTGCCCCCTAGCGTTGTGGATGTTAGCTGGACAAAACACGTGAAGGAAGCTATGACTTTCAAAAGGCACTCTACCCATTTAAGTAAATGATTGATTGAAAATGTCAAATAACCATTAGTGGCGGCTGTATTCAGTAGTAATTTGCTACATTTAACTTGATGATAGGTTTACATATTTCACATTAGCTGATAATCTGCCCATTTACAGTTTCCACACATacatgaaaatgcaaaatagTCATCACAACAAATTATATGACTACAGTAACACTTAAATGAGCCTTGAACAGCTGCACATCCGGTAATCATGGGTGTTGTTATTTCTGTCTATCCAACACACACAGACTCTGCAGATCTTgtggaaaaaaagcattttatttaaCAATTCATGATTTCAGTTTCATATACTGAATACCCACACACATCCTGACACTGTTCTCACCAGTGTCATTGCCTCTTAATCAAGTCAATTTTCATGACAAAACTTTTGGATGAGATAAAGATAATTGGAAAAGTAGGAACAGGAAATCATCACTTTCATAATGAAGTGCTGTACGCTTCCCTGTTTGTCTGTCCTTCTTCCCAGTGTCAAACTGTGCCCTGgtcatttttttccttctacCATAATAATATGGTATCCAAATTTGGTCTTGACAGGGGGATCTGTGTACACAGGTTTATCCATGGTGCTGACAGGCAAGGCAAATGCAGCATCCTGGAAAGGTCCTACCATTGATCCTCTTGTCATCCAACCCAGATCACCCTGTTAAGATAGAAACAGGTATGAGGAAACTGATCAGAAAAGCAAACTAATGATATATACTTTTGATTACAGAGGTTACAAAAATATGATTGAATATCAACAACAAAGGAAGGAAGGTTCAGGTATACACACAGCAGCCATACCACTTGTCTGCTGTGTATATCTAGGGTTGTAAAAAATCCTGCTGTTGTCTTTAATTAGTAAGTCTTACAATAGTTAAGGATATAGTACATAATACAAGCTTTCTTGTGTGAAATGGATGAATACAGTGTCACGTTTGATGACTACAGTGTCACAACAGAAAATTAAAACCACAAGATTTTTTGATCCATACCAGAAATATGTATGTGGTATTGCTTAGCAAAATCCCAACAGCAGCTGAAAATACATCGGTGTAGGTGTTctggtgaggcacagcagtgaACACATTCTTGGTAATAAATTCCACATGAACTCAGTAAAATTTATAGGAAGTGTAAGTAATCAGTACTTGCCAGTCAGAGCACCTCATCTGACCATAAAGTGAAATTTGTCACATTAAAAATGATGACACCTGCATTTGGACTGTGATAGGACCATTAATGAGTGAAATGAATGAATCATTAATGAATGAGCAGAGCTAattctgtttggattttttttttttttttttactatatacaCAGTAATCagactaaaatgaaaaaaacacaacactcaATTTCAAGTGCATGCTCTTACTCCTTGTCTTGCTTTGTCTTCACTATATTGTGACGCTACTTCACTGAATCGCACTCCAGCCTTCAGTTTTTCCATTGCCTCCATGCACTTCCCATGTTTTTCACAGAGGATGTGACGAACCTGAggggaaaagaaaataaaacacagatcATGAGTCAGTGTTTGTAGTACAGCGACCTCATTAATTCCGTTATTAATCATAAATGATGCCTAAGACCAACAGCTGGTTCAACCCACACACGCAGCTGTTACTTTACGTTAAGTCATCATCTCCAAAAATAACTTGATGAGAGGGAAAGCCATATGTCGTTTTCggttaaaatctgcagttgtgtCACTCTGGAGTTTCACAGCGCCCTGCTGTGGTGTGTTGGTGCAGTTACCTTCACCGCAGTGCCTCCTTTGGGcgttttgtctttcttttcagCCTCTGCACTCCCTGAAGCAGCACCTACACATTAAGGTCCAGCATAACAAAACAGCTGTTAGACTGATAACAACTAAACATTACTAAAACACTATCCTAAACATTACCACAACACTATTACCACAACACTGTTACCACCATTATGACGAGTTTAATGCTAGCTACATGGATTTTAACAGCAGCAGGTGTTAGCCAAATGTGTTTGCAATTGATTTGTTAGCGCGATTCAACATACGACGAATAACTTAGAACTAACCTTTTCCGCCTTTACCACCTTTCCCTTTTGGTGGCATACTGGAAGtgtgttttgtttaaaaaaaaaatcaagtaatgaTAAAGGAAGAAAACTATACTAGCATGAGACCATGCTAAACAGACATCAACATGCGCAGTAACTTGCGCAGAGGAGACAAACGTTTCTTCTTCgtcattttttttaatggtcGATTGTGTTCAGTAAATGTAGACACCGCCACCCGCCGCACAGTCTCCACTCAAAAGTGGACTTTAAAATATAATACACAAAGAATTGCGTTGTAAGCAACACAAAGTGAAAAAAGTGTAGGGCTCAATATGTTAAtgtgagtaaaaataaaaaggaatGTACTATGAAAGACAAACAAGAAGTTGGTGTAACATACAGTGCACAAGGAAAGCAATGTTTCAGTACATATGGGAAATTCCACTAACACACTGAAGCAGAGTTTCAGATCATGCATGAACAGCAGAGGTCACACACCTCATCTGAAGTTGGATATTCAACACACATTGCATTCAGAAAATCTTGGTGAAGTAAAGCAACTTGTGCTTTGCCAGTCTCAACACACAGTTATACTGgaattatattaacccataaagacccagtgctacttttgtggcaattcccctttttttcccctccatatttaacccttcttaagttAAGTCTTCATTTGTTATGTATTAACCTTGGTATTTTGactattttcagtgaaaatctggtaatttcttatatttcatttactgatcatatagatgttcattaaagctcagattaaagttgaaggttattgtattagagacatgaagaaaaagtgacttttttaataTAATCACTCATTAACTGGACatgaacccattgtgtccattcactgtcattgctccaactccatgggctttactggtgaatcaatgttgtggaagatgacactgtttccatggtaactacagagcctccaaacgtccaaatgggtcatatctgatgaccatgaaaagatgacaaactgtatttaacaccaattatttcaacgtatttataggtttagtggcatagaagttattaaacattttagatcagtttgggtgtttgggtctttatggtcttTAATATTCTGTATGTGTAGcattttttcttggtagttcttctcagttgaACTGCATTCAATTTCTCAgctgaaccaagaagaactaccaagaaaaccaatgacctgggcaaatgagaacctacacagacaactACATGTGTAGCAGTGTCCTTCATGAGACAttaaaaatatgttaaagttGTTGTGTCATCAATGGTAATCAAGCCAACACAACTCTCAGCCAACTACTGTTACTTTGACATgaaatatatgatatgatattcaGAGAATAGATCTTCATACTGATGAAATCATTTATCaattcatgatttaaaaaaaagtggctacaatttttatttcatgttaattATTCTAATAAATTGCAACTAAAAGCCCTTGATGAAATAGAAGTTCTGCTCCTTTACAGCTTTACATCTTGTGATTGTGATGCATTGTGACACAACTAGGTGCTTTCACTTGTTACCTAATAGGGATCTTTTAGGACTCTGTTGGTTTTTGTTGAAGATAGATTCCTCTCTCTTTGCTGAAGTCATTCCCACTTTAGTATTCTTTTAGAGAAGCAGAGGTTAATGATCAgtgttaacctataaagacccagtgctacttttgcggcagttcccaaattaatttatttaaccttccttgagtgatttatcaccatttattgtaatattatcttcagtattctgtgttttttcagcaaaaatcaggcatttttctatattcaattcactgaacatgtagatgttcataaaagtttagattaaagttgagggttattatatcagaaacagagaaaactgaagaaaaagttacttttttggtaaaatgtatcattaactaaatataaaccaagtgcttccatccactgtcattgatccaactccatgggttttactggtgaatcaattttgtagaagatgatggtgttttcacgttcactatggaacctctgaacatccaaatgggtcatatctgatgatcatgaaaaaatgacaaactgcattttacatacattatttacatgtattgatagga is a genomic window of Sphaeramia orbicularis chromosome 10, fSphaOr1.1, whole genome shotgun sequence containing:
- the faf2 gene encoding FAS-associated factor 2, whose product is MAAPEEPELSQAQTEKLLQFQDLTGLESMDQCRRTLEQHNWNIEAAVQDRLNEQEGVPSVFNPPPSRPLQVNTADHRVYSYIVSRPQPRGLLGWSYYLIMLPFRFTYYTLLDIFRFALRFIRPDPRGRVTDPVGDVVSFIHSFEEKYGRSHPVFYQGTYSQALNDAKRELRYLLVYLHGDDHQDTDEFCRSTLCTEEVITFLNTRMLFWACSTSKPEGYRVSQALRENTYPFLAMIMLKDRKMTVVGRLEGLIQPEDFINQLTFIMDANQTYLMSERLEREERNQTQVLRQQQDEAYLASLRADQEKDRKKREEQEQKRQEEEKVRQSALAEERRRQTLEEEKERKSECLPPEPPADDPESVKIVFKLPNDTRVERRFLFGQSLTVIHDFLFSLKETPEKFQIVTNFPRRVLPCLPTEEQPNPPTLKEAGLSRSEVLFVQDLTDD
- the pin4 gene encoding peptidyl-prolyl cis-trans isomerase NIMA-interacting 4 — protein: MPPKGKGGKGGKGAASGSAEAEKKDKTPKGGTAVKVRHILCEKHGKCMEAMEKLKAGVRFSEVASQYSEDKARQGGDLGWMTRGSMVGPFQDAAFALPVSTMDKPVYTDPPVKTKFGYHIIMVEGKK